In a single window of the Anaerocolumna cellulosilytica genome:
- a CDS encoding serine hydrolase domain-containing protein, whose protein sequence is MSTMDMARIGQLYLEGGVFKGKQIVPAQWIDESTKEQSRWDKLSYGYMWWIIDDKEKIYAAMGDGGNVIYVNTKKKMVISIASLFIPHAKDRLKLIREYMEPMFDRNE, encoded by the coding sequence TTGTCCACTATGGATATGGCAAGAATAGGGCAACTATACCTAGAGGGCGGAGTCTTTAAGGGCAAACAAATAGTACCTGCGCAGTGGATAGATGAGAGTACAAAGGAACAAAGTCGATGGGATAAGTTGTCGTATGGTTATATGTGGTGGATTATAGATGATAAGGAAAAGATCTATGCAGCTATGGGAGATGGAGGAAATGTGATTTATGTTAATACGAAGAAAAAAATGGTAATATCCATTGCTTCTCTTTTTATACCACATGCGAAAGATCGATTGAAACTTATCAGGGAGTATATGGAACCTATGTTTGATAGAAACGAATGA